A region of the Mytilus edulis chromosome 11, xbMytEdul2.2, whole genome shotgun sequence genome:
TTATTAAATATATTACTGgtattaaaactttaaattcCCTATACTTAATTTGtgttaaaagattgatatgtacAGTAAAATAGGATTGCTGAATGCAAAtcgatatgtatatatatatgatgtatttTTTATTCCAGGTCAAACTCACTCAGTCAAAGAAATTTCTCTTAAGGTTTGTAATGTTTTGAATTCATTATGTCTGGTGATAATCATTTGAATATGTGGTGAAtcagtttttttaattattttgtgctTACTATAAGAAATGTTTGAATTATAGGTAGTTTATATATACAGAAGGAAAAAAgaagaaatacatgtaccaatctgacaattttttacaaattgatatatgtttttgaaaaacttaCTCTTTTATCTTGATAGGTACCAAAAACAGAAGAACCTGTGGAGGAGCTGAGGAGTTCCTTTGATGAGAATGACAaagacatacatgacatagaatATGTTAGTGTAAACATAGGTAAGAGTGTTATCATTTTTAAATGTGTTGGATGGCATAATCTTTTCAACTACATATAATATTGCAATAGATTTAGTGAAAATGAAATAGTTTGGGCTTCACTTGTGCATTTTGTCTATCTAATTACCTTTTAAATTAGATTGCTGTTGTATTTTTCCCTTGTGTACAGATTCATTTTAAGCCAAAGTGGAACATTTATGCTTTGTTAATGATGTATTAAGTATGTGCTATGTACCTATTtcagctttgtttttttttaaccacaCTACTTCTAGTCCTATATTGATTATATAGTTCTGAAACCATAAGTCCATTATTGTTACAGAGAGTTATGAAGGGGATTGTATTATTCCATCAAGAACAGAATTTGAAGAGAGTGATGAACTGGAGTGTAGCAGTCCAACAATAGAATTTGCAGAGATTGGTGAAACAGAGTGTAGCATTCCAACAATAGAATTTGCAGAGATTGGTGAAACAGAGTTTAGTATTCCACCAACAATAGAACTTGCAGAAACTGATGAAATGGAGTCTTGTAGTCCAATAAGAATAGAGTTTCCACTACCAACTCTGAAGGTTTTGGCAAGCAAATGTTGGAAGAACTTTAAAAGTTTTATCCTGCATCTCTGTGGGGACGTTGAAATGAATCCGGGACCAACAATggtaaatgtaaaatatatttatattacttgatttttaaacataatgTCCCTTTACGACAATTTAACTAAAAACAATCTTTGACTATAAAATGTACAGGATGATAATCATGAAGAATACAACAACTTCCTAAAATAAAAAGCAGACAGCAGATGccaaataatttatgttttttatgaTGTAACAGAACATGTATGTAATACAGTAATACATGTTGCATAGAtccatatattttttatgaagtgATTTTCAGGTATATTAACTTCTAtaactatttatttattatatatgctTTTATATTCTTTCAGCTTACATGCAAGTGGGAACAGTGTACAGAGAACAAGTTCACTGATGTTCGACTGTTAGCCCAGCATGTGATTTCACACATTTCTCCTGGAATTGTGTGCCAATGGGAAGAATGTGTATATTGTTGTCGGAATGATCAACACAAACTGGAAAGTCATGTGCTAAAACATATATACTTGGTAAATATCTCAACagaagttatatatagaattaaaaaagatgtataattgccaatgtgacaactgcAGGTCACCATATGAccttcaagaatgagcaaaaACCAAATCATAGAGTAAGTTATGTAAGGCCAAAAGTGAACAGTATATAACAACTCAAACAAGAaaacatacagcaataacgtCCAACAATGAATTGCTGGCTGATGCCAAACCCAACACTACCCTCTCCCCTTTAActgtggtataacagtacaacatcagaACAATCTATAAGCAACAGTGGAAAAgaacttaactcatcagattaaTGCAAAGCccaaaaaactgacaaaaatacaaataacacaaagtatagatctgagagtactcacagttactgaaaacTAGTTCAAAGCTTAAGGGCCTTAAATTCTTACTGGCATGAAGAGGTTAGGTGAGGTGCTGTGatttcaaagccaaaaacaatagaaaaacatGGACATAAGGACTAAGTGCAATCACTAGTTTCTCAAGCGATTTTATAGGGAAAAGAAAAAAGATGAAAAGAACATCATAATTTTAcccaaatgaaaaaaagaaagtatCTTTGTATGGCATGAGGCTGATAGTTATGTCTCATTGTTggatattgtattatatatagtACCATGTAAATTGTACCAATTTCctttaaatgatgcatataaattgatttaatttatagGAACAGTTTGCTTTTCATTCAATTGAAGAATGGGGAAGAGCACTTCCTTCAGGGCAGTTTTCAGAGACTTGTACAGATCTTCACTTGTGTCCTCCAAATTTGGTAAGGTTATTTCCATTTCAGCctaatataaaacttataaaccTTTTCTTTTGCACAAGCATTTAACATTACATGTTTTATATCAATTTCTTATttattagtatttcaaatatgtagtatgattgacaatgagacaactatcaaacaGAGTCAAAAGATGTTGATTTCAGCAATTATGTGTCGCtacaatcttcaacaatgagcaatacctCAATCATATATTCAACTTTAAAGGCCACAACATTaaacatgtgaaattaaaaaacgTTCTGATATATGACAAAATCTATTGTTTACAGTATAtagaaatatgaagatgtggtaacattgccattgagacaaatcAAAATGGCCACTAGAGATGGATAgctatagaaaattaaaaactataggttaaCCAATAGGTTTCAACAGCCAgccattattatattttatttatcattggtATGCCTAAATGtttattacagctaatttcctattgcatgtaaagcaaaaccttggttggcttgcttgttttgtttatataattgtttatacagactttgtaaataagattaacatctttaaacaatatatataggcagagtttaacctgtatatataatttttgaatttaattgggtgttatcctaatgattgtacaatatagaaacaaagcaagcaagctaactaaaaTCTTGCATTACATgctttaggaaattagctgtaatgtCCTTcacaatagacatgatagaaaataaaactgCTATCAAGGACGCACTTGTGTTAATACAATATCACAAATTTGCATTATAAGATGtctcaaataataaaaacaaatacaataagtaaCAATGTgcacatatattttttcataccTATTTTTGTTGCAGAAGATGAAGTTAAATCTCCCACTGTTAGATGAAGAATTCAGTATGCCTTCTCAGTACCCATATACTGTTAGAGATCATCAGCATTTTCTACTACAATTAAAGACAAAAAATCCAGAAAATTATGAAAGATTACTGTCTGTCTTTCATCAAAAGGTTGAAACCATGAGTGAAGATACTACAGCCAGTCAATCCGGAACTGAGCCCTCAACTTCCACCAGTGGTAATAATACAACAGAGCTGACAATCCAGGGAATTGATCCATTGGCTATCTTGAACTCTAACATGACACGCTCAAGTCAACATGTAATTGTGACAAACCGTCCTGAGCTGACCAGTACCAATCAGAGTACAGTAAAATTTAGACTCCAAGATGAAACAGAAATAGTAACAAGGAAGTATATCTCAGGCAATTCTAAGAAGAGAAAACATGCAGCCTCAAGCAGTCAAAAGTTTAATGATGAAAACATGACCGGAAATGATCTTATAACAAACTTAAATATATGTAGACAGGCTATTTTGGTGGAACATAATATAATCACCAAAATGCAAGATATGAAATTTCTTGATCCAAAGAATAAATTTCTTTCGTCATTTGAGGAAGCTGCTATTAATATGTCAACTTATCCAGACTGCTCTGAAGGAGTTttcattttttctatctttgataTTGAGATTGAAAATCACAATGCTCCGGTACATTATATACGATACATAGAATCCGGATATTACAAACATTTCATGGAAGAGACTTTTCTTGAGGTAATATGTCAAACCTTGGGAATTCTGCAAGATAATGTATTTTTATGCAACATATTAACTGGTGGAGATCAGCAGAGAATGCTTATTGGAAAGAAAAACAAGGACTTAAGAAAATCTAGAATACGCCCTGACAAAATTTATGGCAACAATTTAAAGAGCTTAAAATCTAGAAGACAACAGTTGTGTGAAAAAGTTAAAGACTTTTGTGACATTGAACTAACTGCTTGCTTTGTGCACACTGCTAGGCATGGTTATAAAGTAAACATAGATTCAGATGCTGGTGATGGTCTTTACTTTTCATCTAACAATGAACTATTCCACACAGAAACCATTCAGAACAAGATACTTCATTACCCAGAAGTGAAAAATGCAGAAGTTAGTGAAAAATTCTCAGATGACTTTATGAAGCCTCTCCCTGCTTGTGATGTGAATAATCTATGTTATAAAAGTTGCATGATTAACTTTCTATCAAATGATCACAACAGATTCCTTGGAAATGAAAATTTACGCTATCCATACAGATTTTCAACCAGTCCAAAGGCCACTTCTCTGAGAAATCGTGTATTGTACTTGTACAAAAATCATCAGCTGAATGAACTTAAGATCATTTACTCATCTTTCCAACAGGTAGACCAGAATCAAGAAATCATTAATAACGAAAATATGATTGATTCCAATGGAGAACCTAAAACCAAAAGAACAAGGACATTTATTCCACGGAAGAAAATTCTGACAAAAGAAATGGCTTTGCAGACTATTACAGGACAAGATGTGGAAAATATGTTCAAAAAAGTAAACTTATATGataactacaaaaaaaatcttttacagAACAGAAGTTTTATTATCCAGGTTTACGATGACGTGAAAGTTATTGCAATTATGAATGATTATGATGATGAAAGTGGAGAATTTAGGAGCTCTGATTATGTTAAAACATCAAGGGATCTTTTCGAAAATGGTTATTTTTACACTTGCACCTGTCGTATCTATTGCACCTTATTGGAATCCCTGGATAACGATATGCAACAGTATGATGCTCTGGATGAAAATGGTATTAAATGCATGCATTGTCGTTTTTTGCATCAAGAGGTATCACCAAACTTGCACAGGGATGAACAAGCAACCTTAACAAATATTCAAGAAGTCATCCAAAATGCTCTGTTATATAAGGATAGGAAAATTATTGAATTGCCAACTGCAAGACCAGGAacaaaaaagttttcaattttgatagatgATGACATTTCAATAGTTCACTTGACATTCAATTCACGTCTTCAGCGGTATGTTGTTTCCTGTTTAAATGGATTATGTAAAAGTAAAAAAGGTTGCAAGAAAAATGTTGACTGTCTTAACACTGATCAAAACTTATGTGCTCACTTGTCTGAACTGAAGAAGGCTCCTCATTTTTGGACAGAATTTATCAAACCTGAAGCTGCAGTGAATACTGAAAATGATGAGAATATTCAGCTTATTGACCAGGAAATTGAAGAAATTACTGGCAATGACATAGAAGAAGAAATTCCGGTTCTGAATCCAAGCGACTCTAATTTTGATGTGACTAGTGGACTTTGGTCATTTCCTTGCGTAAGTCGTCATAAACCACGGAAACAACAAGATCCCAATCTAGTTCAAAATATACAACAACGTTATATATTGGGTGCTCTTAATTTGAACAATGTTGAAAATGGATGCATCAAAGGTCAACATCTTATTCCAGATATTCCAACTTCAGGTTGTCCATGTGGTGCAGGCTGGACAAGTAATCAGCAGCTAAATGGTGTAACTACATTTTCAAGAGTACTCACTGTCTTTACAAAAATAGCACCAGTACAGTGTCAGGTTTATAGCAGAAGCTGTGTAAATGAAGCATCACCATGTAAAAAAGACTGGGATGAAGGAGATAAAGAATGCATACATGTAGTTACTCGAGATACTGCAGCTGGAGATGAAATTGGTTGGGCATTTGTAAACCAGGTTTTGTCTACTAAAATAACCTTTTCACCGTTCTGTGAtttaaaaactaaagactacaAAGAATGCAATCCTAATTTCAGGTCATTTATGGATTCATCTGTATTTATAAAGTGGTGGTTTAGTTGGGCATCAAATATGAAGATTGACTTTAGGAAACCTTGTCCTATCTGCAAATTTAGACCTAAACAACTTGCCTGTGATGGAACGAAAGTTGGTATTGGATTCAGACATGCTTCTTTTGAGGAAATAAGTAAACCAGATAATCCTAACAATATACTGCCTACATTACATCGTAGAATGGCCAGATGCTTCCTTTTTGACAGAGTTGGAGATAAAGAACAACTTACTACCGCTAGACACCATTTGAACTACTTAGCAAAGTTAAATCTTGATAAAATTCCACCGCAAGAAATATTGTCTGGTGAAGATACTCAGCAGAGAGACAACATACTACTAGAAATATTAGACAACTCTGTAAGGCCTTCTTTCGGACGCTTTCTTAATGACATGCCTGACGTGGAAAAGATATCTTATGCCCTCATACTACATATGCTTTGCACTACTGCACCAGTTATCAGTTTAATTCCATATTCTTACTTGAATGATCTGACTGAGTTATTAGACCACATTAGTGGCATTAATATAAATGCAGCTGGAAATGGCTTTTACAACAGAAAAATGTATGAAATGAGAGAGTATGCTCCGGAATTGAGAGATTTGATTGCTTCATCCATGCTTAGTCATGCCGATCCTCAAGGAAATAATTTTATTCCGGATGATATCATTGCATTCATTCGATATTTGATCAAATGTATTGCAGACATGGAGATTACGCAACCAGATCCAGCAAATCCACAACAGGGAACATATAACCCAGCTAAGTATGGAAGAGCTTACTACTTTTCAGAAACAGGTGAAAAACTGCGCCCTGTTAGAAAATTTACCATTGATGGTGAGAAGAGAAAAAACCCAGCATATGATGACCCACCTCTTCCCCATGACAACTGTGAGAAATATTTTTCCAAAACTCAAATTTCAGCAAGAGGTACTTCAACATTATTTTTATGGTTTTGTCCAAGTCATGGTCACTGTTATGGGTTTCACATGACCAATGCAGAAGGCAGAAAAGATCCATCAGCCTCCCTTTACTCACATTTGGAGCATCCACCAACAGATATCTTCTATGATTTTGCATGTAATCTACAAGAGTATTGCCTAAACAGAGAAAGTGGCTACTACCGATGTGTTCGTTTCTTCCATGATATTTTCCATGGGTATTCTCATAAATGCTCATGTGCCTACAGATCTTCAAGACTCCAAGGATTTGACACAATAAACTCTGAAATATGTGAACAATTCAATAGCTTTATCCAATGTATAAAGTCATCAGCACGGCAAATGACCCaggaacatttttgtttttatctacagttttttttacatgaatgGAATGAGAGAAAAAGGGAAAAATATCAGAAACGAATTGCAGTGGCAGTTGCTGGAGCTCCATAACTACAAACAATATCCATTTTAGTCATCAAAATGTAATACCAAATAATTTAAGTTTATGAATCTCTCTTTGTTATAAGTCCTTTAATAATTATTATAGTGTCatatatttttgtagtttttttaaaTGCCCCTTAGTAGTAAAGTGTTTTATGTTTTGGTTGAATCTCCCTTAGttttataaagtaaaatattttttgtcaaatctCTTTGTATGTAGTCCCTTTATATCATTGtgtcatatatttttgtatttttttaaaagcccCTAAGTATTAAAGTGTTATATGTTTATGTTAAATCTCCCTCAgtattataaagtaaactatTTTAAGTTAAATCTCTCTTTGTTTGTTAAAAGTCCCTCAATAGCATAATGTCCTACATTTCTTGGTTAAACCTCTCTTTGTTTGTTTAAAGTTCCTTAATATCATAGTGTTATATTTTAAGTTAATTATCCTGTAGTTTGTTTAAAGTCCCTTAGTAGCATAGtgtcatatttaaattgaaatctCCTGTAGTTTGTTAAAAGTCCCTTCTGTAGTTTGTAAAAAGTCCCTTAGTAGCAAAGTGTCATACTTTAAGTGAAATCTCTTGTAGTTTGTCAAAAGTCCCTTCTGTAATTTGTTAATAGTCCCGTAGTAGCATAGTGTCATATTTTAAGTGAAATCTCCTGTAGTTTGTCAAAAGTCCCTTCTGTAGTTTGTTAAAAGTCCCTTAGTAGCATAGTGTCATACTTTAAGTGTCATTTTTTAAGTTATATCTTCTGTAGTTTGTTAAAAGCCCTTTATAGTTCCTTGGTAGCAAAGtgtcatattttaagttatatcttctgtaattagttaaaagTTCCTTCTGTAGTTTGTTAAAAGTTCCTTAGTAGCATAGTGTCATATTTTAAGTTAATTATCCAGTAGTTTGTTAAAAGTCCCTTAGTAGCATAGtgtcatattttaagttatatcttctGTAGTTTGTTCAAAGTTCCTTAGTAGCATAGtgtcatattttaagttatatcttgTGTAGTTTGTTAAAAGCCCTTTAAAGTTCTTTGTAGCAAAGtgtcatattttaagttatatcttctGTAGTTTGTTAAAAGTCCCTTCTGTAGTTTGTTAAAAGCCCTTTAAAGTCCCTTAGTAGCATAGTGTCATACTTTAAGTGTCATTTTTTAAGTTATATCTTCTGTATTTAGTTAAAAGTCCCTTCTGTAGTTTGTTAAAAGTTTCTTAGTAGCATAGTGTCATATTATAAGTTACATCTTCTGTAGTTTGTTAAAAGTCCCTTCTGTAGTTTGTTAAAAGTTCCTTAGTAGCATAGTGTCATATTTTAAGTTAGTTATCCCGTAGTTTGATAAAGTCCCTTAGTAGTATAGtgtcatattttaagttatatcttgTGTAGTTTGTTAAAAGCCCTTTAAAGTTCCTTGGTAGCAAAGtgtcatattttaagttatatcttctGTAATTTATAGTTAAAAGTCCCTTCTGTAGTTTGTTAACTGTTCCTTAGTAGCATAGtgtcatattttaagttatatcttctGTAGTTTGTTAAAAGTCTCTTCTGTAGTTTTTTAATCTGTAGTTTGTTAAAAGTCCCTTCTGTAGTTTGTTAAAAGTTTCTTAGTAGCATAGTGTCATATTTTAAGTTAGTTATTCCGTAGTTTGTTAAAAGTCCCTTAGTAGTATAGTGTCAATTTTTAAGTTATATCTTCTGTTGTTTGTCAAAGGTCCCTTCTGTAATTTGTTAAAAGTTCCCTAGTAGCATAGtgtcatattttaagttatatcttgTGTAGTTTGTTAAAAGCCCTTTAAAGTTCCTTGGTAGCAAAGtgtcatattttaagttatatcttctgtaattagttaaaagTCCCTTCTGTAGTTTGTTAAAAGTTCCTTAGTAGCATAGTGTCATATTTAAAGTTAGTTATCCCGTAGTTTGTTAAAAGTCCCTTAGTAGTATAGTGTCATATTTTAAGTGAAATCTCCTGTAGTTTGTCAAAAGTCCCTTCTGTAGTTTGTTAAAAGTCCCTTAGTAGCATAGTGTCATACTTTAAGTGTCATTTTTTAAGTTATATCTTCTGTAGTTTGTCAAAGTCCCTTCTGTAGTTTGTTAAAAGTTTCTTAGTAGCATAGTgtcatattataagttatatcttCTGTAGTTTGTTAAAAGTTCCTTAGTAGCATAGTGTCATATTTTAAGTTAGTTATCCCGTAGTTTGATAAAGTCCCTTAGTAGTATAGtgtcatattttaagttatatcttgTGTAGTTTGTTAAAAGCCCTTTAAAGTTCCTTGGTAGCAAAGtgtcatattttaagttatatcttctGTAATTTATAGTTAAAAGTCCCTTCTGTAGTTTGTTAACTGTTCCTTAGTAGCATAGtgtcatattttaagttatatcttctGTAGTTTGTTAAAAGTCCCTTCTGTAGTTTTTTAATCTGTAGTTTGTTAAAAGTCCCTTCTGTAGTTTGTTAAAAGTTTCTTAGTAGCATAGTGTCATATTTTAAGTTAGTTATTCCGTAGTCTGTTAAAAGTCCCTTAGTAGTATAGTGTCAATTTTTAAGTTATATCTTCTGTTGTTTGTCAAAGGTCCCTTCTGTAATTTGTTAAAAGTTCCCTAGTAGCATAGtgtcatattttaagttatatcttgTGTAGTTTGTTAAAAGCCCTTTAAAGTTCCTTGGTAGCAAAGtgtcatattttaagttatatcttctgtaattagttaaaagTCCCTTCTGTAGTTTGTTAAAAGTCCCTTCTGTAGTTTGTTAAAAGTCCCTTCTGTAGTTTGTTAAAAGTCCCTTAGTAGCATAGTGTCATACTTTAAGTGTCATTTTTTAAGTTATATCTTCTGTAGTTTGTCAAAGTCCCTTCTGTAATTTGTTAAAAGTTCCTTAGTAGCATAGCgtcatattttaagttatatcttgTGTAGTTTGTTAAAAGCCCTTTAAAGTTCCTTGTAGCAAAGtgtcatattttaagttatatcttctGTAGTTTGTTAAAAGTTCCTTAGTAGCATAGTGTCATATTTAAAGTTAGTTATCCCGTAGTTTGTTAAAAGTCCCTTAGTAGTATAGtgtcatattttaagttatatcttttgtagtttgttaaaagtcccttagtagcatagtgtccatattttaagttatatcttctgtagtttgttaaaagtcccttagtagcatagtgtcccatattttaagttatatcttctgtagtttgttaaaagtcccttagtagcatagtgtccatattttaagttatatcttctgtagtttgttaaaagtcccttagtagcatagtgtcccatattttaagttatatcttctgtagtttgttaaaagtcccttagtagcatagtgtccatattttaagttatatcttctgtaattagttaaaagTCCCTTCTGTAGTTTGTTAAAAGTCCCTTCTGTAGTTTGTTAAAAGTCCCTTCTGTAGTTTGTTAAAAGTCCCTTAGTAGCATAGTGTCATACTTTAAGTGTCATTTTTTAAGTTATATCTTCTGTAGTTTGTCAAAGTCCCTTCTGTAATTTGTTAAAAGTTCCTTAGTAGCATAGCgtcatattttaagttatatcttgTGTAGTTTGTTAAAAGCCCTTTAAAGTTCCTTGTAGCAAAGtgtcatattttaagttatatcttctGTAGTTTGTTAAAAGTTCCTTAGTAGCATAGTGTCATATTTAAAGTTAGTTATCCCGTAGTTTGTTAAAAGTCCCTTAGTAGTATAGtgtcatattttaagttatatcttttgtagtttgttaaaagtcccttagtagcatagtgtccatattttaagttatatcttctgtagtttgttaaaagtcccttagtagcatagtgtcccatattttaagttatatcttctgtagtttgttaaaagtcccttagtagcatagtgtccatattttaagttatatcttctgtagtttgttaaaagtcccttagtagcatagtgtcccatattttaagttatatcttctgtagtttgttaaaagtcccttagtagcatagtgtccatattttaagttatatcttctgtag
Encoded here:
- the LOC139495790 gene encoding uncharacterized protein produces the protein MFNINLDKGLRSVLIAGDSNLKQLKPMFDYPVRTLCIPGARVQNDRKEFYSQLMSAMKTENPDEIVLHLGSNDVFGDVESTLRSYRFLIENLLLEFKSLQIGICGILPRAVNHYESTYWNMSALPRLQRDVEKLNAGIQSLTGGYSRCFFIDYAKLFQPAVHLGRDGLHVNRNGAFILKRTLENYLAERQKCVTYMNATLLSPVQIPDVESLSPKMTYAEVVRLSVPSSDTRNRPFDKDVDHQNSFRTPSNRKRLCLAGARRTIKRRSQRKPRGTYKTGYSIKRNEIVLDVTDDVAVILSSSVICTFYQTDTRKQPGESVQFKQSKKTAVTKKEKKSTYNCPVCPVTCSREDFLIDHVICRHAKKGQTHSVKEISLKVPKTEEPVEELRSSFDENDKDIHDIEYVSVNIESYEGDCIIPSRTEFEESDELECSSPTIEFAEIGETECSIPTIEFAEIGETEFSIPPTIELAETDEMESCSPIRIEFPLPTLKVLASKCWKNFKSFILHLCGDVEMNPGPTMLTCKWEQCTENKFTDVRLLAQHVISHISPGIVCQWEECVYCCRNDQHKLESHVLKHIYLEQFAFHSIEEWGRALPSGQFSETCTDLHLCPPNLKMKLNLPLLDEEFSMPSQYPYTVRDHQHFLLQLKTKNPENYERLLSVFHQKVETMSEDTTASQSGTEPSTSTSGNNTTELTIQGIDPLAILNSNMTRSSQHVIVTNRPELTSTNQSTVKFRLQDETEIVTRKYISGNSKKRKHAASSSQKFNDENMTGNDLITNLNICRQAILVEHNIITKMQDMKFLDPKNKFLSSFEEAAINMSTYPDCSEGVFIFSIFDIEIENHNAPVHYIRYIESGYYKHFMEETFLEVICQTLGILQDNVFLCNILTGGDQQRMLIGKKNKDLRKSRIRPDKIYGNNLKSLKSRRQQLCEKVKDFCDIELTACFVHTARHGYKVNIDSDAGDGLYFSSNNELFHTETIQNKILHYPEVKNAEVSEKFSDDFMKPLPACDVNNLCYKSCMINFLSNDHNRFLGNENLRYPYRFSTSPKATSLRNRVLYLYKNHQLNELKIIYSSFQQVDQNQEIINNENMIDSNGEPKTKRTRTFIPRKKILTKEMALQTITGQDVENMFKKVNLYDNYKKNLLQNRSFIIQVYDDVKVIAIMNDYDDESGEFRSSDYVKTSRDLFENGYFYTCTCRIYCTLLESLDNDMQQYDALDENGIKCMHCRFLHQEVSPNLHRDEQATLTNIQEVIQNALLYKDRKIIELPTARPGTKKFSILIDDDISIVHLTFNSRLQRYVVSCLNGLCKSKKGCKKNVDCLNTDQNLCAHLSELKKAPHFWTEFIKPEAAVNTENDENIQLIDQEIEEITGNDIEEEIPVLNPSDSNFDVTSGLWSFPCVSRHKPRKQQDPNLVQNIQQRYILGALNLNNVENGCIKGQHLIPDIPTSGCPCGAGWTSNQQLNGVTTFSRVLTVFTKIAPVQCQVYSRSCVNEASPCKKDWDEGDKECIHVVTRDTAAGDEIGWAFVNQVLSTKITFSPFCDLKTKDYKECNPNFRSFMDSSVFIKWWFSWASNMKIDFRKPCPICKFRPKQLACDGTKVGIGFRHASFEEISKPDNPNNILPTLHRRMARCFLFDRVGDKEQLTTARHHLNYLAKLNLDKIPPQEILSGEDTQQRDNILLEILDNSVRPSFGRFLNDMPDVEKISYALILHMLCTTAPVISLIPYSYLNDLTELLDHISGININAAGNGFYNRKMYEMREYAPELRDLIASSMLSHADPQGNNFIPDDIIAFIRYLIKCIADMEITQPDPANPQQGTYNPAKYGRAYYFSETGEKLRPVRKFTIDGEKRKNPAYDDPPLPHDNCEKYFSKTQISARGTSTLFLWFCPSHGHCYGFHMTNAEGRKDPSASLYSHLEHPPTDIFYDFACNLQEYCLNRESGYYRCVRFFHDIFHGYSHKCSCAYRSSRLQGFDTINSEICEQFNSFIQCIKSSARQMTQEHFCFYLQFFLHEWNERKREKYQKRIAVAVAGAP